One genomic segment of Capricornis sumatraensis isolate serow.1 chromosome X, serow.2, whole genome shotgun sequence includes these proteins:
- the RAI2 gene encoding retinoic acid-induced protein 2 isoform X2 encodes MDDLQSQNLAMDMSDSSPALTNNRLENGMAQLITTEAWNINSTDLVEGSSAPELNQSGNATYVMTAQGPVQLPVVLEQHVFQHLNSPLVLPPEAPGSSGAIHNNLFQGARDPEAQPQLLDLRIPSQPQEPPLPFEAVLHNLFPAQGALGPPPCQPPPGYAPVPPQPFNSPLSPLVPPATLLVPYPVIVPLPVPLPIPIPIPVPQSSEAKFSPTCPKPPSAFGLHPFKGPQSPLQKEEVKPFDLFQPREYFQLGRHTVIKMGSENEALDLSMKSVPWLKAGEVSPPMGQEDTALDLSLAAHRKPEPPPETLYDSSGSVDSPGHPVLEKLPSGMEVPFAPATTQEAASVMESHGGGSDATELPSQPSGEVKAGNHMEMVSESQAAKVIVSVEDTVPTIFCGKIKGLSGVSTKNFSFRREDSMFQGSDTNSPGEEALGNMEALRKPTKNRSIKLKKVNSQEIHMLPIKKQRLATFFPRK; translated from the exons ATGGACGATCTACAGTCCCAGAACCTCGCCATGGACATGAGCGACTCCTCCCCCGCCTTGACCAATAACAgactggagaatggcatggcccAGCTGATCACCACCGAGGCCTGGAACATCAACTCCACCGACCTG GTGGAGGGCAGCTCGGCGCCTGAGCTCAACCAGAGCGGCAACGCCACGTACGTGATGACAGCGCAAGGGCCCGTGCAGCTTCCAGTGGTGCTGGAGCAGCACGTGTTCCAGCACCTCAACTCCCCGCTGGTCCTGCCACCGGAAGCCCCGGGCTCCTCTGGCGCCATCCACAACAACCTCTTCCAGGGGGCCCGGGACCCCGAGGCGCAACCCCAGCTCCTGGATCTGCGGATCCCCAGCCAGCCGCAGGAGCCCCCGCTGCCCTTCGAAGCCGTGCTCCACAATCTGTTTCCTGCCCAGGGCGCGCTCGGCCCCCCGCCCTGCCAGCCTCCCCCAGGCTATGCCCCAGTGCCCCCCCAGCCATTCAACTCCCCCTTGTCACCCCTGGTCCCGCCGGCCACGCTCCTGGTGCCCTACCCGGTGATCGTGCCCCTGCCCGTGCcactccccatccccatccccatccctgtGCCTCAGAGCTCCGAAGCCAAGTTCAGCCCGACTTGCCCCAAGCCGCCATCTGCCTTTGGCCTCCACCCCTTTAAAGGCCCCCAGAGCCCTCTCCAGAAGGAGGAAGTAAAGCCCTTCGACCTGTTCCAGCCCCGGGAGTACTTCCAGCTCGGCCGCCACACTGTCATCAAGATGGGGAGTGAGAACGAGGCCCTGGATCTCTCCATGAAGTCAGTGCCCTGGCTCAAGGCTGGCGAAGTCAGCCCCCCAATGGGCCAGGAAGACACAGCCCTAGACCTGTCACTGGCCGCCCACCGGAAACCTGAACCTCCCCCCGAGACACTGTATGACAGCAGCGGGTCCGTGGACAGCCCAGGTCACCCGGTGCTGGAGAAACTGCCCAGTGGCATGGAAGTGCCCTTTGCCCCCGCCACGACACAGGAGGCTGCATCTGTCATGGAGAGTCACGGGGGCGGCAGCGACGCCACCGAGCTACCCAGCCAGCCCAGTGGCGAGGTCAAGGCTGGAAATCACATGGAGATGGTGAGCGAGTCCCAGGCGGCCAAGGTGATCGTCTCCGTCGAAGACACTGTGCCTACCATCTTCTGTGGCAAGATCAAAGGCCTTTCGGGGGTGTCCACCAAGAACTTCTCCTTCAGACGAGAAGACTCCATGTTTCAGGGCTCCGACACCAACAGCCCAGGAGAAGAGGCCCTGGGAAACATGGAGGCCCTCAGGAAACCCACCAAAAACCGGAGCATAAAGTTAAAGAAAGTGAACTCCCAGGAAATACACATGCTCCCAATCAAAAAACAACGGCTGGCCACCTTTTTTCCAAGAAAGTAa
- the RAI2 gene encoding retinoic acid-induced protein 2 isoform X1 yields MDDLQSQNLAMDMSDSSPALTNNRLENGMAQLITTEAWNINSTDLVKKALVTVPAPSILNPPAESQSGVALKVAATVLQPLCLGESPVVMPIHMQVEGSSAPELNQSGNATYVMTAQGPVQLPVVLEQHVFQHLNSPLVLPPEAPGSSGAIHNNLFQGARDPEAQPQLLDLRIPSQPQEPPLPFEAVLHNLFPAQGALGPPPCQPPPGYAPVPPQPFNSPLSPLVPPATLLVPYPVIVPLPVPLPIPIPIPVPQSSEAKFSPTCPKPPSAFGLHPFKGPQSPLQKEEVKPFDLFQPREYFQLGRHTVIKMGSENEALDLSMKSVPWLKAGEVSPPMGQEDTALDLSLAAHRKPEPPPETLYDSSGSVDSPGHPVLEKLPSGMEVPFAPATTQEAASVMESHGGGSDATELPSQPSGEVKAGNHMEMVSESQAAKVIVSVEDTVPTIFCGKIKGLSGVSTKNFSFRREDSMFQGSDTNSPGEEALGNMEALRKPTKNRSIKLKKVNSQEIHMLPIKKQRLATFFPRK; encoded by the coding sequence ATGGACGATCTACAGTCCCAGAACCTCGCCATGGACATGAGCGACTCCTCCCCCGCCTTGACCAATAACAgactggagaatggcatggcccAGCTGATCACCACCGAGGCCTGGAACATCAACTCCACCGACCTGGTAAAGAAGGCGCTGGTGACCGTGCCAGCCCcgtccatcctgaaccccccggCCGAGTCCCAGAGCGGCGTGGCTCTCAAGGTGGCGGCCACCGTGCTGCAGCCCCTGTGCCTGGGGGAGAGCCCCGTGGTGATGCCCATTCACATGCAGGTGGAGGGCAGCTCGGCGCCTGAGCTCAACCAGAGCGGCAACGCCACGTACGTGATGACAGCGCAAGGGCCCGTGCAGCTTCCAGTGGTGCTGGAGCAGCACGTGTTCCAGCACCTCAACTCCCCGCTGGTCCTGCCACCGGAAGCCCCGGGCTCCTCTGGCGCCATCCACAACAACCTCTTCCAGGGGGCCCGGGACCCCGAGGCGCAACCCCAGCTCCTGGATCTGCGGATCCCCAGCCAGCCGCAGGAGCCCCCGCTGCCCTTCGAAGCCGTGCTCCACAATCTGTTTCCTGCCCAGGGCGCGCTCGGCCCCCCGCCCTGCCAGCCTCCCCCAGGCTATGCCCCAGTGCCCCCCCAGCCATTCAACTCCCCCTTGTCACCCCTGGTCCCGCCGGCCACGCTCCTGGTGCCCTACCCGGTGATCGTGCCCCTGCCCGTGCcactccccatccccatccccatccctgtGCCTCAGAGCTCCGAAGCCAAGTTCAGCCCGACTTGCCCCAAGCCGCCATCTGCCTTTGGCCTCCACCCCTTTAAAGGCCCCCAGAGCCCTCTCCAGAAGGAGGAAGTAAAGCCCTTCGACCTGTTCCAGCCCCGGGAGTACTTCCAGCTCGGCCGCCACACTGTCATCAAGATGGGGAGTGAGAACGAGGCCCTGGATCTCTCCATGAAGTCAGTGCCCTGGCTCAAGGCTGGCGAAGTCAGCCCCCCAATGGGCCAGGAAGACACAGCCCTAGACCTGTCACTGGCCGCCCACCGGAAACCTGAACCTCCCCCCGAGACACTGTATGACAGCAGCGGGTCCGTGGACAGCCCAGGTCACCCGGTGCTGGAGAAACTGCCCAGTGGCATGGAAGTGCCCTTTGCCCCCGCCACGACACAGGAGGCTGCATCTGTCATGGAGAGTCACGGGGGCGGCAGCGACGCCACCGAGCTACCCAGCCAGCCCAGTGGCGAGGTCAAGGCTGGAAATCACATGGAGATGGTGAGCGAGTCCCAGGCGGCCAAGGTGATCGTCTCCGTCGAAGACACTGTGCCTACCATCTTCTGTGGCAAGATCAAAGGCCTTTCGGGGGTGTCCACCAAGAACTTCTCCTTCAGACGAGAAGACTCCATGTTTCAGGGCTCCGACACCAACAGCCCAGGAGAAGAGGCCCTGGGAAACATGGAGGCCCTCAGGAAACCCACCAAAAACCGGAGCATAAAGTTAAAGAAAGTGAACTCCCAGGAAATACACATGCTCCCAATCAAAAAACAACGGCTGGCCACCTTTTTTCCAAGAAAGTAa